The following proteins are encoded in a genomic region of Jaculus jaculus isolate mJacJac1 chromosome 13, mJacJac1.mat.Y.cur, whole genome shotgun sequence:
- the LOC101602570 gene encoding olfactory receptor 2B11-like — translation MAVSNDSRPAEFILLGFADRPWLQLPVFIILLVTYPMAMMGNIAIILVSRLDPRLHSPMYFFLTNLSFLDMCYTTSIVPQMLLNLGTSTKTISYAGCVVQLYVFSIMGGSECLLLALMSVDRYVAICRPLHYTIIMSQRTCILSVSVMWLCGTTYAFSEATVTLQLPLCGVNKLDHLLCEMPVLIKTACGEKKANELALSVVSAFIAAVSLCLIPASYAHIGRAIFNMKSSTRRKKAFGTCSSHLIVVLLFFGPGISMYLQPPSSITRDQPKFMALFYGVVTPTLNPFIYTLRNKDVKGALGNLLRSTFVLSRHQHKKI, via the coding sequence ATGGCAGTCAGTAACGACAGCCGTCCTGCAGAGTTCATCCTCCTCGGCTTTGCTGACCGTCCTTGGCTGCAGCTCCCTGTGTTCATTATTCTCCTGGTAACGTACCCCATGGCCATGATGGGAAACATCGCCATCATTCTGGTGTCCAGGTTAGACCCCCGACTCCACAGCCCCATGTATTTCTTCCTCACCAACCTCTCCTTCCTGGACATGTGTTACACCACGAGCATCGTGCCTCAGATGCTGCTCAACCTGGGGACCTCCACAAAGACCATCAGCTATGCGGGGTGTGTAGTTCAGCTCTATGTCTTCAGCATAATGGGGGGTTCAGAGTGTCTCCTCCTGGCTCTTATGTCCGTTGATcgctatgtggccatctgcaGACCTCTGCACTACACCATCATCATGAGCCAGCGCACCTGCATCCTCTCAGTGTCCGTTATGTGGCTCTGTGGAACAACCTATGCCTTCTCTGAGGCCACTGTCACACTGCAGTTACCACTGTGTGGTGTTAATAAACTGGACCACTTGTTGTGTGAGATGCCAGTTCTGATAAAGACCGCGTGTGGGGAAAAGAAGGCCAATGAGCTTGCACTGTCTGTGGTCTCTGCTTTCATTGCGGCTGTTTCTTTGTGCCTGATTCCTGCTTCCTATGCTCATATTGGACGTGCTATATTCAATATGAAATCTTCCACACGAAGGAAAAAGGCTTTTGGCACATGCTCTTCTCATCTCATTGTGGTTCTCTTGTTTTTTGGTCCAGGCATTAGCAtgtatctccagcccccctcctccATCACAAGGGATCAGCCCAAGTTCATGGCTCTGTTCTATGGGGTGGTGACTCCTACCCTGAACCCCTTTATCTACACCCTGAGGAACAAGGATGTGAAGGGGGCACTAGGCAACCTGCTGAGGAGCACTTTTGTTTTAAGCAGGCATCAACATAAAAAGATTTAA
- the LOC101602868 gene encoding olfactory receptor 2B6-like, with translation MAITNDSHPAEFILLGFADRPWLELPVFIILLITYPMAMMGNITIILVCRLDLRLHSPMYFFLTNLSFLDVCYTTSIVPQILFNLGGSRKNISYVGCEIQLYIFHLMGGTECLLLALMSFDRYVAICRPLHYTIIMSQRTCILSVSVMWLCGMTYAFSEATVTLQLPLCGINELDHLLCEIPVLIKTACGEKEANELALSVACIFIVAVPLCLVLASYASIGRAIFNMKSSEGRKKALGTCSSHLVVVLIFFGPAVSMYLQPPSSITRDQPKFMALFYGVVTPTLNPFIYTLRNKDVKRALGNLVRSIFVSSRHQVK, from the coding sequence ATGGCAATCACTAATGATAGCCATCCTGCAGAGTTCATCCTTCTTGGCTTTGCTGACCGTCCTTGGCTGGAGCTCCCTGTGTTCATTATTCTCCTGATAACGTACCCCATGGCCATGATGGGAAACATCACCATCATTCTGGTGTGCAGGTTAGACCTCCGACTCCACAGCCCCATGTATTTCTTCCTCACCAACCTCTCCTTCCTGGACGTGTGTTACACCACGAGCATCGTGCCTCAGATTCTGTTTAACCTGGGAGGTTCTAGGAAGAACATCAGCTATGTGGGGTGTGAAATCCAGCTCTACATCTTTCACCTAATGGGGGGCACAGAGTGTCTCCTCCTGGCTCTTATGTCCTTTGATcgctatgtggccatctgcaGACCTCTGCACTACACCATCATCATGAGCCAGCGCACCTGCATCCTCTCAGTGTCCGTTATGTGGCTGTGTGGGATGACCTATGCCTTCTCTGAGGCCACTGTCACACTGCAGTTACCACTGTGTGGCATTAATGAACTGGATCACTTGTTGTGTGAGATTCCAGTTCTGATAAAGACCGCGTGTGGGGAAAAGGAGGCCAATGAGCTTGCACTGTCTGTGGCATGCATTTTTATTGTGGCTGTTCCTCTATGCTTAGTTCTTGCCTCGTATGCTAGCATTGGACGTGCTATATTCAATATGAAATCTtctgagggaaggaaaaaggccCTAGGGACGTGCTCCTCTCATCTTGTTGTAGTTCTCATATTTTTTGGTCCAGCTGTTAGCAtgtatctccagcccccctcctccATCACAAGGGACCAGCCCAAGTTCATGGCTCTGTTCTATGGGGTGGTGACCCCTACCCTGAACCCCTTCATCTACACCCTGAGGAACAAGGATGTGAAGAGGGCATTAGGTAACCTGGTGAGGAGCATTTTTGTTTCAAGTAGACATCAAGTAAAATGA
- the LOC101603169 gene encoding olfactory receptor 2B11-like: MAVSNDSHPAEFILLGFADRPWLQLPVFIILLVTYPMAMMGNIAIILVSRLDPRLHSPMYFFLTNLSFLDMCYTTSIVPQMLLNLGTSTKTISYAGCAVQLYVFHLMGASECLLLALMSVDRYVAICRPLHYTIIMSQRNCILSVSVMWLCGMTYAFSEATVTLQLPLCGVNKLDHLLCEMPVLIKTACGEKEANELALSVVCIFILAVPLCLILASYASIGRAIFNMKSSAGRKKAFGTCSSHLIVVLLFFGPGISMYLQPPSSITRDQPKFMALFYGVVTPTLNPFIYTLRNKDVKGALGNLLRSIFVPSRQQVK, from the coding sequence ATGGCAGTCAGTAACGACAGCCATCCTGCAGAGTTCATCCTCCTCGGCTTTGCTGACCGTCCTTGGCTGCAGCTCCCTGTGTTCATTATTCTCCTGGTAACGTACCCCATGGCCATGATGGGAAACATCGCCATCATTCTGGTGTCCAGGTTAGACCCCCGACTCCACAGCCCCATGTATTTCTTCCTCACCAACCTCTCCTTTCTGGACATGTGTTACACCACGAGCATCGTGCCTCAGATGCTGCTCAACCTGGGGACCTCCACAAAGACCATCAGCTACGCGGGGTGTGCAGTCCAACTCTATGTCTTCCACTTAATGGGGGCCTCAGAATGTCTCCTCCTGGCTCTTATGTCCGTTGATcgctatgtggccatctgcaGACCTCTGCACTACACCATCATCATGAGCCAGCGCAACTGCATCCTCTCAGTGTCCGTTATGTGGCTCTGTGGAATGACCTATGCCTTCTCTGAGGCCACTGTCACACTGCAGTTGCCACTGTGTGGCGTTAATAAACTGGACCACTTGTTGTGTGAGATGCCAGTTCTGATAAAGACCGCGTGTGGGGAAAAGGAAGCCAATGAGCTTGCTCTCTCTGTggtctgcatttttattttggcGGTTCCTCTGTGCTTAATTCTTGCCTCCTATGCTAGCATTGGACGTGCTATATTCAATATGAAATCTTCTGCAGGAAGGAAAAAAGCTTTTGGGACATGCTCCTCTCATCTCATTGTAGTTCTCTTATTTTTTGGCCCAGGCATTAGCAtgtatctccagcccccctcctccATCACAAGGGACCAGCCCAAGTTCATGGCTCTGTTCTATGGGGTGGTGACTCCTACCCTGAACCCCTTTATCTATACCCTGAGGAACAAGGATGTGAAGGGGGCACTAGGCAACCTGCTGAGGAGCATTTTTGTTCCAAGTAGACAACAAGTGAAATGA